The Devosia sp. A16 genome includes a window with the following:
- a CDS encoding LacI family DNA-binding transcriptional regulator has translation MKGIRRLAEHLNISIGTVSRALNGRPDVNEATRRRVLDAAAEFGYVPDQAGRTLRQGTTNAVGFMMESGADTSGNPDNFFFGVFDGVQTVLSRHHLDLVVLPCPTDEDPTQYLRRMIARRLVDALIISATHRKDPRVELLNKTRVPFIALGRTGTPSDHPWIDLDFEGVAHRAVDRLVAKGHRRIAVAVPGSDINLGVIFLQAYKDALARHGIAFDQRLVIYTSSSEQGGYQAAHQLISMPQMPTAAVLVYELMAIGFYRRLRDAGLAPGRNVAVIAFRESPLSRFLSPALTCFSMSLRDLGIALGESLLASMPAYAEIYPQGTVHRVWPMELVEGDSDNVLER, from the coding sequence ATGAAGGGCATACGCCGCCTCGCCGAGCACCTGAACATCTCGATCGGCACGGTCTCGCGCGCCTTGAACGGACGTCCCGACGTCAATGAAGCGACCCGCCGACGGGTGCTCGATGCGGCCGCCGAGTTCGGCTACGTGCCCGACCAGGCGGGGCGCACCCTGCGCCAGGGCACCACCAACGCCGTCGGCTTCATGATGGAGTCGGGCGCCGATACCTCGGGCAACCCCGACAACTTCTTCTTCGGCGTGTTCGACGGCGTCCAGACGGTGCTGAGCCGGCATCACCTCGACCTGGTGGTGCTCCCCTGCCCCACCGACGAGGACCCGACCCAGTACCTGCGCCGCATGATCGCGCGCCGGCTGGTCGATGCGCTGATCATTTCGGCGACGCACCGCAAGGACCCGCGCGTCGAACTGCTCAACAAGACGCGCGTGCCGTTCATCGCGCTGGGCCGGACCGGCACGCCGAGCGATCACCCATGGATCGATCTCGATTTCGAGGGCGTGGCGCATCGGGCGGTGGACCGGCTGGTCGCCAAGGGCCATCGCCGCATCGCCGTGGCGGTGCCCGGCAGCGACATCAACCTGGGGGTGATCTTCCTCCAGGCCTACAAGGACGCCCTGGCCCGACATGGCATCGCATTCGACCAGCGCCTCGTCATCTACACCTCATCGTCCGAACAGGGCGGCTACCAGGCGGCGCACCAGCTGATCAGCATGCCGCAGATGCCGACGGCGGCGGTGCTGGTCTACGAACTGATGGCGATCGGCTTCTACCGGCGGCTGCGCGACGCCGGGCTCGCCCCCGGCCGCAACGTGGCGGTTATCGCCTTCCGCGAGTCGCCGCTTTCCCGCTTCCTGTCGCCGGCGCTCACCTGTTTCAGCATGTCGCTGCGCGACCTCGGCATCGCGCTGGGGGAATCGCTACTCGCCTCGATGCCGGCCTATGCCGAGATCTACCCGCAGGGCACCGTGCACCGGGTCTGGCCGATGGAACTGGTGGAGGGCGACAGCGACAACGTGCTGGAGCGGTGA
- a CDS encoding carbohydrate ABC transporter permease, with product MKGLALDAALARLLIIVLMVLTLLPFLSMFSAALAPSGSYPPGLAWPENPQWVNFAKAFEVAEMDQLLLSSLLIVVGTVPLSVLFATMAGYGLAKFDKGRGRWFYLVFVLGLTLPFEAVITPLYYEIKALGLLNTRFAIILPLIGLYMPFGVYWMRTHFVNTPKELSEAAQIDGASEWKQFWLVHVPLARPAIMSLAILQFLWTWNQFLLPVVLVQDPLQRTMAGALGAFQGQWGTDIPLLCAGALLILAPTIAIFLIFQRQFVAALLQGAVKG from the coding sequence ATGAAGGGTCTCGCACTCGATGCGGCCCTGGCGCGCCTGCTCATCATCGTCCTGATGGTGCTGACGCTGCTGCCGTTCCTCTCGATGTTCAGCGCCGCATTGGCGCCCTCGGGCAGCTATCCGCCCGGGCTCGCCTGGCCGGAAAATCCGCAATGGGTGAACTTCGCCAAGGCGTTCGAAGTGGCCGAGATGGATCAGCTGCTGCTCTCGAGCCTGTTGATCGTCGTCGGCACGGTGCCGCTCAGCGTGCTGTTCGCCACCATGGCCGGCTATGGCCTCGCCAAGTTCGACAAGGGGCGCGGGCGCTGGTTCTACCTGGTGTTCGTCCTGGGGCTGACGCTGCCGTTCGAGGCGGTGATCACGCCGCTCTACTACGAGATCAAGGCGCTGGGGCTGCTCAACACACGCTTTGCGATCATCCTGCCGCTGATCGGGCTCTACATGCCGTTCGGCGTCTACTGGATGCGTACGCATTTCGTGAACACGCCCAAGGAGCTGTCCGAAGCGGCCCAGATCGACGGGGCGAGCGAGTGGAAGCAGTTCTGGCTGGTGCATGTGCCGCTGGCGCGACCGGCCATCATGTCGCTCGCCATCCTGCAGTTCCTGTGGACCTGGAACCAGTTCCTGCTGCCCGTTGTCCTGGTGCAGGATCCGCTGCAACGCACGATGGCGGGCGCGCTGGGCGCGTTCCAGGGGCAATGGGGCACCGATATCCCGCTGCTCTGCGCCGGCGCCTTGCTGATCCTCGCGCCGACCATCGCCATTTTCCTGATCTTCCAGCGCCAGTTCGTGGCGGCGCTGCTGCAGGGGGCGGTGAAGGGCTGA
- a CDS encoding carbohydrate ABC transporter permease, with amino-acid sequence MAGATAPARSHGGIGRRASIAALLFAAPAFVMYAAFVLVPLGMSVFYSLQRWDGIGKMRFVGLNNYLIVLTDADLLQVIGNAFLLALWFTLIPVVLGLAVAAAIREHLGGPFGTATRTILFLPQVIPLVAAGIAWSWMFANTGLVNQALRGLGLEALARGWLGDFTFALPAVGIIGAWVLLGLCTMLLVTGITKIDPSLYEAARLDGAGAWDEFIYITLPGLRQELGVCVTVTVIAALASFDIVYIATGGGPGIQTTVPGLEIYRLAFAHRQVGLASALAIFLMVLVLVCVLPIQWLTRVRR; translated from the coding sequence ATGGCCGGGGCAACTGCCCCGGCCCGTTCGCACGGCGGCATCGGCCGGCGCGCCAGCATCGCGGCGCTGCTGTTCGCGGCGCCGGCTTTCGTCATGTACGCGGCCTTCGTCCTCGTGCCGCTGGGCATGTCGGTGTTCTATTCGCTGCAGCGCTGGGACGGCATCGGCAAGATGCGGTTCGTCGGGCTCAACAACTACCTGATCGTCCTGACCGATGCCGACCTGCTGCAGGTGATCGGCAATGCGTTCCTGCTCGCCCTGTGGTTCACGCTGATCCCGGTGGTGCTGGGGCTGGCGGTGGCGGCGGCGATCCGCGAGCACCTGGGCGGGCCGTTCGGCACCGCGACGCGCACCATCCTGTTCCTGCCGCAGGTGATCCCGCTGGTCGCGGCCGGCATTGCCTGGAGCTGGATGTTCGCCAATACCGGGCTCGTCAACCAGGCGCTGCGCGGCCTCGGGCTCGAGGCGCTGGCGCGCGGCTGGCTGGGGGATTTCACCTTCGCGCTGCCGGCAGTGGGGATCATCGGCGCCTGGGTGCTCTTGGGGCTCTGCACCATGCTGCTGGTCACCGGCATCACCAAGATCGACCCCAGCCTCTATGAGGCGGCGCGGCTCGACGGCGCCGGCGCCTGGGACGAGTTCATCTACATCACGCTGCCGGGGCTGCGGCAGGAGCTCGGCGTTTGCGTCACCGTCACGGTGATCGCAGCGCTCGCCAGCTTCGACATCGTCTATATCGCCACCGGCGGCGGGCCGGGCATCCAGACCACGGTACCGGGGCTCGAGATCTACCGGCTGGCCTTCGCGCACCGGCAAGTCGGGCTCGCCTCGGCGCTCGCCATTTTCCTCATGGTGCTGGTGCTGGTCTGCGTGCTGCCGATCCAGTGGCTGACGCGGGTGCGGCGATGA
- a CDS encoding ABC transporter substrate-binding protein, which translates to MTLKSVTAAGLAALTAAALTGTAAAAPSCGADPVVMNAYFETGFPLPSKLAEEFTKQFPNVTFDIKEDQFANMMENSPRILSEDNAPDLIRLPSMSDLVANELLANLDGYFTEFGWDKFPPSQLIQLRVEEGGRPRGAGSLWAMGLNYSMTGVFYNKELAAKIGMTEPPKTLAELDALMQKAKDAGIVPIMQFNKGTGGLAFPLQDLMGSYGPPEPINDWIFQKDGATINTEANLKAAEHLENWVKSGYFAADTNAIEYFQMMSRFTGGEGLFMFNGDWESGNLDKNFAGKFGFFLMPPVEAGGRHAAMSAPLTFGIGAKAAHKDCAAFFLNWVATNETARKINVEVGGSNPGGPADLPIPAVTPGSVTEQTLAAGNVVATDNGAMDFIANATGAIFAAGWTPELQKLVGGVQTGKGLIEAVQAEYEKELSR; encoded by the coding sequence ATGACGCTGAAATCCGTAACCGCTGCCGGCCTCGCGGCGCTGACCGCCGCCGCGCTCACCGGCACCGCCGCCGCCGCGCCGAGCTGCGGCGCCGACCCGGTGGTGATGAACGCCTATTTCGAAACCGGCTTCCCGCTGCCGAGCAAGCTGGCCGAGGAGTTTACCAAGCAGTTCCCGAACGTGACCTTCGACATCAAGGAAGATCAGTTCGCCAACATGATGGAGAATTCGCCGCGCATCCTCAGCGAGGACAACGCGCCCGACCTCATCCGTCTGCCCTCGATGAGCGATCTCGTCGCCAACGAGCTGCTGGCCAATCTCGACGGCTACTTCACCGAATTCGGCTGGGACAAGTTCCCGCCCAGCCAGCTGATCCAGCTGCGCGTCGAAGAGGGCGGGCGGCCGCGCGGCGCCGGCTCGCTCTGGGCCATGGGCCTCAACTATTCGATGACCGGGGTGTTCTACAACAAGGAGCTGGCGGCCAAGATCGGCATGACCGAGCCGCCCAAGACGCTGGCCGAGCTCGATGCGCTGATGCAGAAGGCCAAGGATGCCGGGATCGTCCCCATCATGCAGTTCAACAAGGGCACCGGCGGACTCGCCTTCCCGCTGCAGGACCTGATGGGCTCGTACGGCCCGCCCGAGCCGATCAATGACTGGATCTTCCAGAAGGACGGCGCCACCATCAATACCGAGGCCAACCTCAAGGCGGCCGAGCATCTCGAGAACTGGGTGAAGTCGGGCTATTTCGCCGCCGACACCAATGCCATCGAGTACTTCCAGATGATGAGCCGGTTCACCGGCGGGGAAGGGCTCTTCATGTTCAACGGCGACTGGGAGTCGGGCAACCTCGACAAGAACTTTGCCGGCAAGTTCGGCTTCTTCCTGATGCCGCCGGTCGAGGCGGGTGGCCGGCATGCCGCCATGTCGGCGCCGCTCACCTTCGGCATCGGCGCCAAGGCGGCGCATAAGGATTGCGCGGCGTTCTTCCTCAACTGGGTGGCGACCAACGAGACCGCCCGCAAGATCAACGTCGAAGTCGGCGGCTCCAATCCCGGCGGCCCGGCCGACCTGCCCATTCCGGCCGTGACGCCCGGCTCGGTGACCGAGCAGACGCTCGCCGCCGGCAATGTGGTGGCCACCGATAACGGCGCGATGGACTTCATCGCCAACGCCACCGGTGCGATCTTCGCGGCGGGCTGGACGCCCGAACTGCAGAAGCTGGTCGGCGGCGTGCAAACCGGCAAGGGGCTGATCGAGGCGGTGCAGGCCGAATACGAAAAAGAACTGTCGCGCTGA